In the genome of Paenibacillus sp. FSL R5-0766, one region contains:
- the tsaE gene encoding tRNA (adenosine(37)-N6)-threonylcarbamoyltransferase complex ATPase subunit type 1 TsaE: MNQTHEQWVYQSHGIADTEALASALARQANAGMVVALDGDLGAGKTAFSQKFAWHLGVRDVVSSPTFTLIKEYEGRLPLYHMDVYRISLEEADELGLDEYFYGTGVSLVEWSSIIPELLPQEHLHVQIETTGLEDRTITLDGYGETYAAICRQFRQNGVK, encoded by the coding sequence TTGAATCAGACGCACGAGCAGTGGGTGTATCAATCCCATGGCATTGCAGATACAGAAGCACTCGCTTCCGCACTAGCCAGACAGGCAAACGCCGGCATGGTGGTTGCTTTGGATGGTGATCTGGGCGCGGGGAAAACGGCATTTTCACAGAAATTTGCCTGGCATTTGGGTGTACGTGATGTGGTAAGCAGTCCCACATTCACACTAATCAAGGAGTATGAAGGGCGTCTGCCTTTATATCACATGGATGTATATCGCATATCGCTGGAAGAAGCGGATGAGCTTGGACTTGATGAATACTTCTATGGAACCGGAGTCAGTCTGGTGGAATGGTCGAGTATCATTCCCGAATTGCTGCCGCAAGAGCACTTGCATGTGCAGATTGAAACAACCGGCCTGGAGGATCGAACGATTACACTGGATGGGTACGGCGAGACTTATGCAGCCATATGCCGACAGTTCAGACAGAATGGAGTCAAATGA
- a CDS encoding Ku protein: MHTVWKGAISFGLVHVPVKMFSATEDKDISMRYIHKVCGSPLAYVRQCPSCEVDVKWEEITKGYEYEKGKFVLFEKDELEALNDSTSKTITILDFVDLTEIDPIYFQKTYYLSPDQAGGNAYQLLMNAMRDTGKIGIAKISIRSKSSLAAIRVLEDCLSMETIFYPDEIRPVSQVPNLPEVQNVNEKELTMAKLLIDQLSTPFEPGKYTDDYRSKLLDLIQHKVAGEEIKIAPAKPEANVMDLMAALQASIEAVKPIPADPGTTTAKPKKRAPRKTPAQAVAGGESDTPAAPAKRKKTTPKPKV; this comes from the coding sequence ATGCATACCGTCTGGAAAGGTGCAATCAGTTTTGGCCTTGTGCACGTCCCTGTCAAAATGTTCTCGGCTACCGAAGACAAAGACATCTCCATGCGCTATATCCATAAAGTCTGCGGCAGCCCGCTCGCTTATGTTCGTCAATGCCCCTCCTGTGAAGTGGACGTAAAGTGGGAAGAGATCACCAAAGGCTATGAATATGAAAAAGGAAAGTTTGTACTCTTCGAGAAAGATGAATTGGAAGCGTTAAATGATTCCACCAGCAAAACCATTACCATACTGGATTTTGTGGACTTGACTGAGATTGATCCGATTTATTTTCAGAAAACATATTACCTATCGCCCGATCAGGCTGGGGGAAATGCCTACCAGTTGTTGATGAACGCGATGCGAGATACCGGCAAAATTGGGATCGCCAAAATCTCCATTCGCTCGAAAAGCAGTCTGGCTGCCATACGTGTGCTGGAAGATTGCCTCTCCATGGAGACGATTTTCTATCCGGACGAGATTCGTCCTGTCTCCCAGGTGCCCAACTTGCCTGAAGTGCAGAACGTGAATGAAAAGGAACTCACGATGGCAAAGTTGCTGATTGATCAATTGTCCACGCCTTTTGAACCCGGTAAATACACCGATGACTATCGCAGCAAACTGCTGGATCTTATTCAGCACAAAGTGGCAGGCGAAGAAATCAAGATTGCTCCAGCCAAACCTGAAGCCAATGTGATGGATTTGATGGCTGCCTTGCAGGCAAGTATCGAGGCCGTGAAGCCTATTCCGGCTGACCCTGGGACAACAACGGCCAAGCCTAAGAAACGTGCACCGCGAAAAACGCCTGCTCAAGCGGTTGCCGGAGGAGAATCCGATACACCTGCTGCACCAGCCAAAAGAAAAAAGACGACACCCAAACCAAAAGTTTGA
- a CDS encoding H-type small acid-soluble spore protein produces MDAKRAKAIYDSKDTIAVTLEGDPVWIENVDEANGMATVQVGSRPGNTQTVRVDRLEE; encoded by the coding sequence ATGGATGCAAAGCGCGCCAAAGCAATCTATGATTCCAAGGATACCATTGCCGTTACATTGGAGGGAGATCCAGTCTGGATCGAGAATGTGGATGAAGCCAATGGTATGGCAACCGTTCAGGTTGGCAGCAGGCCGGGAAATACCCAGACGGTTCGTGTGGATCGATTGGAGGAGTAG
- a CDS encoding 2-isopropylmalate synthase has product MTTTNNKRMIEIFDTTLRDGEQAPGASLQPEQKIELAHQLASLGIDVIEPGFPISSPGEFAAVQAISRQLQNVEICGFARAVKGDIDSAVQATADAARRRIHLFISSSDIHIEHQLRRPRSEVVATAREMVSYARQFTDIVEFTAMDAARTKMDDLIEMVEVAIEAGASIINLPDTVGYALPHEYGEMFRRVREGARGGDQVRYSAHCHNDLGLAVANSLAAIANGASQIEVTINGIGERTGNCALEELIMALETRGDAIGATTNIKLNQLYETSRQISRAMHFPIAYNKPVVGRNAFQHESGIHQDGLLKNRNTYEIMDPEALGIPRSMIILGKHSGRHALKDRVRKYGFEPDEQQMEQLYEVFKETADQQKVVSDDQLLQMVSQTMNIPAQDYELVELQVTAGSMTDRMAAVRIRTSAGEQSYSAVGGGPVDATIRAIGQSISDDIAFVDMEMHALSGGEGASAEAVVTVERAGREFRGTATHNDIVMAAGLAYVAACNAAGLKAESSEHHEQEAHA; this is encoded by the coding sequence ATGACAACAACTAATAACAAACGCATGATTGAGATTTTTGATACAACGCTGCGTGATGGAGAACAGGCACCAGGGGCAAGTCTGCAACCCGAGCAAAAAATTGAACTCGCACACCAACTGGCTTCTCTGGGTATCGACGTCATTGAGCCTGGATTCCCGATCTCCAGTCCAGGTGAGTTCGCGGCGGTTCAGGCGATTTCGAGACAATTGCAGAACGTGGAAATCTGTGGATTCGCGCGTGCGGTCAAAGGTGATATCGATTCAGCAGTTCAAGCAACAGCGGATGCAGCACGTCGCCGAATTCACCTGTTTATTTCTTCTTCGGATATTCATATTGAGCATCAACTACGCCGTCCGCGCAGTGAAGTGGTGGCTACCGCTCGTGAGATGGTATCTTATGCCCGCCAGTTCACGGACATCGTAGAGTTCACAGCCATGGACGCTGCCCGTACCAAGATGGACGATTTGATTGAAATGGTTGAAGTTGCCATTGAAGCAGGGGCCAGCATTATCAATCTGCCGGATACGGTCGGTTATGCCCTGCCACATGAGTATGGCGAGATGTTCCGCCGGGTGCGTGAGGGTGCAAGAGGTGGCGATCAGGTTCGCTATAGTGCCCACTGTCATAATGATCTGGGCCTGGCCGTAGCCAATAGCTTGGCTGCGATTGCCAATGGGGCTAGCCAGATTGAAGTGACCATCAATGGTATCGGAGAACGGACGGGGAACTGTGCACTGGAAGAGCTGATTATGGCGCTGGAGACTCGGGGAGACGCAATTGGTGCAACGACGAACATTAAGCTGAATCAGCTGTATGAGACTTCGCGTCAGATTAGCCGTGCAATGCATTTCCCGATTGCGTACAACAAACCAGTGGTGGGACGTAATGCATTCCAGCATGAATCTGGCATCCATCAGGATGGTCTGCTGAAGAATCGGAACACCTATGAAATTATGGACCCTGAAGCGCTGGGTATTCCGCGCAGCATGATTATTTTGGGCAAACACTCCGGTCGTCACGCCCTGAAGGATCGGGTTCGCAAATACGGTTTTGAGCCGGATGAACAGCAGATGGAGCAATTGTATGAGGTGTTCAAAGAAACCGCAGACCAGCAAAAAGTGGTCAGTGACGACCAGTTATTACAGATGGTTAGCCAGACCATGAATATTCCTGCACAGGACTATGAACTGGTTGAATTGCAGGTGACGGCGGGTAGCATGACGGATCGAATGGCCGCCGTTCGCATTCGCACAAGCGCTGGAGAACAATCTTACTCCGCTGTTGGCGGTGGACCCGTGGATGCAACCATCCGTGCGATTGGTCAGAGTATTTCCGATGATATTGCATTTGTAGATATGGAGATGCATGCCTTGAGTGGTGGAGAGGGTGCAAGTGCGGAAGCTGTAGTTACCGTGGAGCGTGCAGGACGTGAGTTCCGGGGAACGGCAACACATAATGATATCGTCATGGCTGCCGGTCTTGCTTATGTGGCCGCTTGTAATGCTGCTGGGCTGAAGGCTGAGTCTTCCGAACATCATGAACAAGAAGCACATGCGTAA
- the tsaD gene encoding tRNA (adenosine(37)-N6)-threonylcarbamoyltransferase complex transferase subunit TsaD — MNELNEKINSAPSYILAVETSCDETSVAVVKDGREVLSNLISSQIETHKAFGGVVPEVASRKHVEVITLMLEQAIEQSGIRPRDLSAIAVTQGPGLVGALLVGIVAAKTMAMALGKPLIGTHHIAGHIYANRLTHELQYPAMALVVSGGHTELVHMESEGKFKLIGRTRDDAVGEAYDKVARALGCPYPGGPHVDRMASEAEDVVPLPRVWLEAGSYDFSLSGLKSAVLNVLNQAKMRGETVEPSAVARGFQEAVVEVLVEKAVRAVREYGSRQLLLCGGVAANRGLRSALQERCTKEGLELLIPPMEYCTDNAAMIGAAAYLKWQRGEIAEFDAKADPGLSLEQWSVQSV, encoded by the coding sequence ATGAACGAACTTAATGAAAAAATAAATTCTGCACCATCCTACATTTTGGCGGTGGAGACAAGCTGTGATGAAACATCGGTAGCAGTAGTCAAAGATGGACGGGAAGTGTTGTCCAATCTGATCTCAAGTCAGATTGAGACGCATAAGGCATTTGGTGGCGTTGTACCTGAAGTGGCTTCACGGAAACATGTTGAAGTCATTACGTTGATGCTGGAACAAGCGATCGAACAGTCCGGCATTCGTCCACGTGATCTAAGTGCAATTGCCGTAACACAGGGACCTGGGCTGGTCGGAGCACTGCTGGTGGGTATCGTTGCAGCCAAAACGATGGCGATGGCACTGGGCAAACCGCTCATTGGTACACATCATATTGCGGGGCATATCTATGCCAACCGACTTACTCATGAACTGCAATATCCGGCTATGGCACTGGTCGTATCTGGTGGACATACAGAACTCGTGCATATGGAATCCGAGGGTAAGTTCAAACTGATTGGTCGTACACGTGATGATGCCGTAGGCGAAGCGTATGACAAAGTAGCACGTGCACTGGGTTGTCCTTATCCGGGAGGCCCGCATGTGGACCGGATGGCGTCTGAAGCGGAGGATGTAGTGCCATTACCACGGGTATGGCTGGAAGCAGGTTCGTACGATTTCAGTCTCAGTGGTCTGAAGTCTGCTGTACTGAATGTGCTCAACCAGGCTAAAATGCGCGGAGAAACCGTGGAGCCGTCTGCGGTTGCGCGTGGTTTCCAGGAAGCTGTTGTTGAAGTACTGGTAGAGAAAGCTGTTAGAGCAGTTCGTGAGTATGGTTCACGTCAACTGTTATTATGCGGTGGTGTTGCAGCAAACCGGGGATTGCGCTCGGCTTTACAGGAGCGATGCACGAAGGAAGGGCTTGAACTGTTAATCCCGCCAATGGAATATTGTACGGATAACGCGGCCATGATAGGAGCAGCTGCATATCTGAAATGGCAGCGGGGAGAAATTGCTGAATTTGATGCGAAGGCAGATCCGGGACTTTCTCTGGAGCAATGGTCCGTTCAGTCCGTATAG
- the rimI gene encoding ribosomal protein S18-alanine N-acetyltransferase, which translates to MDNVANNKQEATLQFRFMTLADIPDVMEIEHEAFTLPWTEEAFQNELTHNHFAKYMVMELEGKAIGYAGMWTIMDEAHITNIAVRGAYRGRKLGEKLLDELMSTAAYLGMERMTLEVRVSNSIAQRLYQKKGFESAGLRKGYYSDNGEDAMIMWANLPSAGRSGEEEGSVLDS; encoded by the coding sequence ATGGACAATGTGGCGAATAATAAGCAGGAAGCAACGCTTCAGTTCAGGTTCATGACACTCGCGGATATTCCCGATGTGATGGAGATTGAACATGAGGCCTTTACCCTGCCCTGGACGGAAGAAGCATTTCAAAATGAATTGACACACAATCATTTTGCTAAATATATGGTGATGGAATTGGAAGGCAAGGCCATTGGCTATGCAGGTATGTGGACGATCATGGATGAAGCCCATATTACCAATATTGCAGTCAGAGGCGCGTATCGTGGACGCAAGCTTGGTGAAAAGTTACTGGATGAATTAATGAGCACAGCGGCTTATCTCGGGATGGAACGAATGACGCTGGAGGTCAGAGTCTCGAACAGCATTGCTCAGCGTTTATATCAGAAAAAAGGGTTTGAATCGGCGGGTCTTCGTAAAGGGTATTACTCCGATAATGGGGAAGATGCGATGATTATGTGGGCGAACTTGCCGTCTGCAGGCCGGAGCGGCGAAGAGGAAGGAAGCGTACTGGATTCATGA
- the tsaB gene encoding tRNA (adenosine(37)-N6)-threonylcarbamoyltransferase complex dimerization subunit type 1 TsaB translates to MEDLQKEPRQRFLALDTSTAVMAAAMMEDHALLEERNERAERNHSVHVVPVMEQLLAASNTQPGQLDGIAVGVGPGSYTGIRIAVTAAKTLAWAWDIPVAGVSSLQAIAWGGWHSGLAAKAEAAAEDAAAGAGGTPSADQSSTGAAPVHWIVPLVDARRGQACTALFASAGSDAPRRLAPDAIRKMDGWLEALAARMAETAPEERPVAVWIVGETGPHAAAAAELRCPEGTALQLVPYELEGRWVGRLGAAALLAGQRDDVHALVPNYTQLSEAEANLLRKG, encoded by the coding sequence ATGGAAGATTTACAAAAAGAGCCGCGTCAGCGGTTTTTGGCGTTGGATACATCCACCGCAGTGATGGCAGCTGCGATGATGGAAGATCATGCGCTTCTGGAAGAACGCAATGAACGGGCTGAGCGTAACCATTCGGTACACGTTGTACCGGTGATGGAGCAGCTGCTGGCCGCCAGCAACACACAGCCTGGGCAACTGGACGGCATTGCCGTTGGCGTTGGCCCAGGCTCGTACACGGGCATCCGCATTGCGGTGACCGCGGCGAAGACACTGGCCTGGGCATGGGACATCCCCGTAGCCGGGGTGTCCAGCCTTCAGGCCATCGCCTGGGGCGGCTGGCACAGCGGACTTGCCGCCAAGGCAGAAGCTGCGGCAGAGGATGCCGCAGCAGGGGCTGGCGGAACGCCATCCGCGGACCAGAGCAGCACAGGTGCTGCCCCTGTCCACTGGATCGTTCCGCTTGTGGATGCACGGCGCGGTCAAGCGTGCACCGCGCTGTTTGCCTCCGCCGGGAGCGATGCGCCCCGGCGTCTGGCGCCTGATGCCATCCGCAAGATGGACGGATGGCTGGAAGCCCTCGCCGCCCGCATGGCGGAGACGGCGCCGGAAGAGCGGCCCGTAGCCGTCTGGATCGTCGGCGAGACGGGCCCTCATGCTGCGGCAGCGGCGGAGCTTCGCTGCCCCGAAGGGACGGCGCTCCAGCTCGTACCTTATGAGCTGGAAGGCCGCTGGGTTGGGCGCCTTGGCGCCGCCGCGCTGCTTGCAGGTCAGCGTGATGACGTGCATGCGCTGGTACCGAACTACACCCAGCTGTCTGAAGCGGAAGCCAATCTGCTGCGCAAAGGCTAA
- a CDS encoding VOC family protein has translation MNTTYQIPATTHLGEVSLRIMNLERSIKFYTNVVGLKLLERSGKVATLTADGKQSLLRLEELTDGITLPERSHAGLYHFAILLPDRKSLGLALRNLAASGIDIGQGDHLVSEAFYISDPDQNGIEIYADRARDTWKRDSDNNYVMASDPVDVESLFAISENEPWQGLPAGTVIGHVHFHVRSLEEARNYYTGILGFDIVGNFANMSALFVSAGGYHHHLGLNIWAGVNAPVNPDNATGIDYFTIVYASKEQLDQALEQLRHSGAVVTQVEGTWFTVDPQNIRVRLTAAN, from the coding sequence ATGAATACAACGTATCAAATCCCTGCCACAACCCATCTGGGTGAAGTGAGTCTCCGAATTATGAACCTGGAGCGTTCAATTAAGTTCTATACCAATGTGGTTGGATTGAAATTACTGGAGCGTAGCGGCAAAGTCGCTACGTTGACAGCCGACGGAAAACAGTCCCTGCTGCGATTGGAAGAGCTCACGGATGGAATTACCCTGCCGGAACGCTCACACGCTGGCTTGTATCATTTCGCCATCCTGCTGCCTGACCGCAAGTCCCTGGGTCTTGCTCTTCGTAATCTGGCTGCATCCGGTATCGATATCGGCCAAGGCGATCACTTGGTCAGCGAAGCTTTCTATATCTCCGATCCCGATCAGAACGGAATTGAAATCTATGCGGACCGTGCACGTGATACTTGGAAACGGGATAGCGACAATAACTACGTAATGGCAAGTGATCCTGTTGATGTGGAAAGCCTTTTTGCCATATCGGAGAATGAACCTTGGCAGGGTCTGCCTGCTGGCACTGTTATTGGTCATGTACATTTCCACGTCCGCAGCCTGGAAGAAGCCCGCAACTATTACACCGGCATACTCGGTTTTGATATCGTGGGTAACTTCGCGAACATGTCAGCACTATTTGTATCCGCAGGCGGCTATCATCATCATCTGGGACTTAATATCTGGGCAGGTGTGAATGCACCTGTCAATCCAGATAACGCTACAGGAATTGACTACTTCACCATTGTGTACGCCTCAAAGGAACAATTGGATCAGGCACTTGAACAATTGCGTCATTCCGGTGCAGTCGTTACACAAGTGGAGGGTACCTGGTTTACGGTAGACCCACAGAACATCCGTGTACGTCTAACCGCTGCCAATTGA
- a CDS encoding RNA ligase family protein, whose amino-acid sequence MFKPLIPFEPISRDTLPTGPQWIAQVKWDGVRMLAYEDGHELRLVNRRLHDRTAQYPELVTPRNLCSGSSYILDGEVIALDPDTGKPSFYHVLRRDRMSRPEGIAQAIHQIPVTYMVFDILFYEGKWVTDQPLADRQRLLHEVLNTAPHVQEVTNTLDAASLLTVMRQHQMEGIVCKDLTSSYGIQGKDQRWQKVKIMHDVYAMIGGVTYRSGIVNAVAVGVYDGPNFVYIGHVGTGKLNSNTWRELTHQVEPLIRQDRPFHNVPERSAETTWVEPRIGVKVQYMELTHHHTLRHPSIQTFADVTREDCLANQLLP is encoded by the coding sequence ATGTTCAAACCGTTGATTCCATTCGAACCCATCTCCAGAGATACCTTACCCACAGGACCGCAATGGATTGCCCAGGTCAAGTGGGATGGAGTCCGCATGCTTGCCTATGAGGACGGGCATGAGCTGCGCCTGGTGAATCGCAGATTACATGATCGAACCGCACAGTATCCCGAGCTGGTAACACCACGCAATTTATGTTCAGGCTCCTCTTATATTTTGGATGGAGAAGTTATTGCGCTGGACCCAGACACCGGAAAACCTTCGTTTTATCATGTTCTTCGGCGGGATCGGATGAGCAGACCCGAAGGTATCGCCCAAGCCATACATCAGATTCCGGTCACATATATGGTATTTGATATCCTGTTCTATGAGGGGAAATGGGTGACGGATCAGCCTTTAGCAGATCGACAGCGCCTGTTGCACGAGGTCCTTAACACCGCTCCCCATGTTCAGGAGGTCACCAATACGCTGGATGCCGCTTCCCTGCTTACGGTCATGAGACAACATCAGATGGAAGGCATTGTCTGCAAGGATCTCACCAGCAGTTATGGCATACAGGGCAAGGACCAGCGCTGGCAGAAAGTCAAAATCATGCATGATGTATATGCCATGATCGGGGGAGTCACGTACCGCAGCGGTATTGTGAATGCCGTCGCGGTCGGTGTATATGATGGGCCTAATTTTGTCTATATTGGTCATGTCGGGACTGGCAAATTGAACTCCAATACGTGGCGGGAACTCACACATCAAGTCGAGCCTTTGATCAGACAGGACAGACCGTTCCATAATGTACCCGAGCGCAGTGCAGAGACCACCTGGGTGGAACCACGAATAGGAGTCAAAGTGCAATATATGGAGCTGACTCACCATCACACTCTACGCCATCCCAGTATTCAAACCTTCGCGGATGTAACCCGCGAGGATTGCCTGGCGAACCAGCTTCTTCCATGA